In Salmo salar chromosome ssa14, Ssal_v3.1, whole genome shotgun sequence, the sequence AGCCTATCAACAAAACGTCTCAGATACAGTATTTCTGTGCGTCTTTTCCAATTGTGACCCTTTTCATAATTTACCAATCTGACGTTAGGTGGCAGTACTGTTGCTTGCATAGACATCCTTCTGAAATCTACTATATGAGTTAGGAAATGTAAACTTCTAGGAGCAAATAATTCACACCAACTATTTGGATAGCTTCATCAGAGTGAATATTTACTTTATATAATGTAAAGTGATAAAATGCATTTAACTCATCATATAATGCATTTTTGCAGCATTTAGGGATGGCCACAACATGGCAGAAAATCCAACTGTTCTACCAAGGGGTGTTAGATAATGGAGGTAACTGTGCCCAGCTTCTAAAACCAGACCGTGCTCACTGAAGTTACCAGTACAAGACCAACATACGTAAATCATTGCTTCACCTATCCATTTTCCtatcctatagtaatgctgtctCTGCGTGCTTTCAGACAAAAGAACCGACAGCTGGTTGCTGGTGTACTCACCTGTGCCAATCACTTGCATCTTCCTGTGCTACCTGCTCCTCATATGGGTGGTCCCCAAGCTGATGGCTCAGAGACAGCCAGTCAACCTCAAGCCTGTGCTCATCATTTACAACTTTGCTatggtctgcctgtctgcctacaTGTTCTATGAGGTGTGGAAAGCATGGATAACTTGTAGCTATTTTACTCATATTGGATGTGCTTTGGATCTATTGTACACATTACAGTACCTATTTATACCCTTGTTGTATAGTGTATGTGTAAATAAGTGATGATGAGTAGCTATTTCTCTACCTGTAAGCATATAGTATTTTAATGCATTTTACTCTCTCCTCAGTTCACAGCGTCATCCTGGTTGGCAAACTATAGTATATTATGTCAGCCTGTGGACTACAACACCAGCCCACTGGCAATGCGGGTAACTCATATCCACTGCAATGCTTTGCAATTGCCTTAgtgtacatatactgtatgtaaattaTTTCTAATCTTAACCTACTGCTGAAATGTATCTTCTATGTGTTCTGAACAGATGGCCAAGGTCTGCTGGTGGTTCTACTTCTCCAAAGTCATCGAGCTCAGTGATACTGTAAGTACACTTCAGGGATTCTACTATCCCAGGTTGAAGCAAAAACGGTGTAAGTGTGCTCTTATTACATCTCTTCTATCAAGACATCTTTAATGTGCTGTCTTCTGTCCATGTGACTGTAGCTAATTGTGTTTCTTGTCATATTCTTGTATGTCTGTCACGTTtgataaataaattaaatatgaCACGTCTCTTCCAGCTTTTCTTCATCCTGAGGAAGAAGAACAGTCAGCTGACGTTCCTGCATGTCTACCACCACGGCACCATGATCTTCAACTGGTGGGCTGGGGTCAAATACGTGGCAGGAGGCCAGTGTAAGGGTTGCCACATTACTACAGACAAGACGGTGATTCATTTACCCGGTGTTAGACCCAGACAATTCTGCCCTATACGTAACAGTATGGCACTGCACAATCTATTTCTTGTGTCTGCTTCCTGCTCAGTCTTGGTTGAAATAATGATTAGGCTATTCATACAGGACTTGTTCTGTAGGagacagacagtacacacacccacacattgaaATGCACCTGACATTTCAATGAATCTGGAACACATGCCGTGATGCCTACAGTGTCCTTGGAACTGTTCCACACCCCTGCTATTTGAAAAGGACATTTGCAGTGGTCAAAGCAGTGATCAAAATAGACCAGCTAGGAACAGAACGGCCAGGATTAAGAGAAGTTTTTGGCACTAAGATGCTGTATAATTTGTTTAAAATGGCGGTGAGTTGGTAGAAAACAGCTGGCAAAGCATCTTAGTGCAGCATTTGCCCTCCTTTTGGTTTAAAGATAGTCAACACAGCCTGGCTATTTATTTTCACATTGCATGTACAAAGATGGGCAGATAGATAATTACGCCTTGAGATAAAATAAAGGACGAATCAAGACCTTGTTATTCAATTAAAGAACCCAGCTTTAGAAACAAGTTATAAACATCTGAACTTGTAATAAATTAAGAAATGCTGTAAACATATCACTGAATTACTCGCCCATTCTCGGTGTATTGTGTGTTCTCCTCCCTCCAGCTTTCCTTATAGGCCTTATCAACTCATTGGTGCACGTGGTGATGTATCTATACTATGGGCTGGCAGCACTGGGGCCGCACATGCAGCAGTATCTGTGGTGGAAGCGCTACCTCACCTCCCTGCAGCTGGTGAGTAGAGTGGCCTTGATGCAGAGCCTCTGCTACAGTATGgcctccaaaatggcacccatacagtacattcactaGAGTCTAGATAATACAAATGTACATTTACTTTATATCCTGTAGGGGATTTTACCCTAAGAACCTCAAAGTGCTTTAAAACCCCTTTAATGTTAAGTCCTCTATCTTACCGGTTCTGGGCCGGTTCTGACTGACATGTTGGTATACAAAGCACTATGTGAACTTCACAGGGTCCAGTGCCTTATATTGGCAGAAAGCCCCACCCGTCTGCTCTCCACTACCACTCGGTCAGCAGACCTGACTTGAAGTATACGTTTTCATACCCCACATTAGCAAAGGGATGTGAAGTTTCAGATTTTCTGGCTTATCCAGACAAATAATAGATTTCCTCTCCCTCTGAGCATCTGAGACAGCATATTAAAGGGGAGAGTCTAGCGATTTCAGCTATCGTGGTTTCATCTCACGGTGATATTCACAGCCGGATTTAGAACTCTCAACATGAAAACATTGTAAATAATTTCATAGAATTGAAACACGACCACTTTCTTTTGGTCACAGAGGGACAAAATCACTTTGTGTGTAAAGCTGAAGTTGTAACGAGTCTGCAGCAATTCGAATGGCGTTGCTCAAtatgatcatatttattttacagttaAAATGAATATTAAATCTCATAGTAAGTTTTttctaattttatttatttatttagaaagCATTTCAGTCATTTCAAGCGCTATTCCACTTTTgttgaatatacagtaccagtcaaaagtttggacaaatgaaaatacattttagattttagattcttcaaagttgccaccctttgccttgatgacagctttgtacgctcttggcattctctcaaccagcttcaccaggaatccttttccaacagtcttgaaggagttcccacatatgctgagcacttgttggctgcttgatggtttttgcgactgaccttcgtgtcttaaagtaatgatggactgtcgtttctctttgcttagttcatctgttcttgccataatatggacttggtcttttaccaaatagggctatcttctgtataccacccctaccttgttacaacacgaATGATTgggtcaaacgcattaagaaggaaataaattccacaaattaacttttaacaaggaacaccttttaattgaaatgcattccaggtgactacctcatgaagctggttgagagaatgccaagagtgtgcaaagctgtcatcaaggcaaagggtggctactttgaagaatatcaaatataaaaatatattttcatttcttTAAGACTTTTTTGATTACTgaatgatttcatatgtgttatttcagttttgatgtcttcactattattatgtagaaaataataaaaataaagaaaaaccctggaatgacagGTACTGTATAATTGTATAATATTTGTCATAtttacttgagcttgtgtcctcgaAAGTAAGTACACTTCAGCAATGTATAACTATGTTCAACCAGACCTTTCTAGAACTATGCAGCAATtaactagttattgtttatggccatCGCATGAAAAATAAGTTattttgggtatgtctatttcGGCAGAAATCTACATTTGGCATTATTAGCTGGAATCCtttattgaaacaataacaaagctgtcttcccacctgtgttttggtaaaaagttgagggatgggcctggagaacaggaacaggaaccactctcaaattcaaagCAAGAGCTATGTATGCAAAGACTGagcatccatgatatcaaaattatagttttagccatgttttgaggctatagagtatttgtttacatttactttgtcaaCAAACATTGGAGTttaacaagcttatatttggggttctgatgaggtatgacagttgaactaagctcatggggAATGTATAcgttatattcttcaacaatcaatgggtgtatatcattaatttaagtccaaaaatagatgtagcaattaaggattctagctttaacctTCAGTGTCATGTCAGGATGCTAGCTTATTAACTTGTGGTTGATCTGAGTGGTCAATGGAAGCCTTGTTAACATGGTTAGGTCTGGGACACAATGAACATTAGATCATCACTGACCTTATTAACCCTGAAGCCTTACTGTAAGACCCCCACTAATAACTGTTGTGTGAAGACAATAGGATCATACTGCATGTACTGTATGAAGCTGCATCTGTGCTGAATATGTGAACTCTTTTTATGGGCTCTACAACTGTGCACTTTCAATGTGGTCACACTAGAAGCCCACAACTGAGCTTTCTTCTTATTGACACTGGTTATGTTGACCCTCTGTGACCCCAGCTCCAGTTCTTCATAGTGACCATCCACACCAGCTACAACCTGTTCACTGACTGCGACTTCCCAGACTCCATGAACACGGTGGTGTTTGTCTACTCCCTCAGCCTCATCGTACTCTTCAGAAACTTCTACTATCAGAGCTACCTCACCAAGAAGAGCAAACAGACATGAGACACGGATGTAGAGGCAATTGTTACTTATTTTATTAAAATTGATCATGTatgtttttaaaatatttattGACCTATTTATTGACCCATCATGTTTAAGTAAAGCAGGTCTCTATCCGCTGGACATAAGCCTCTGTTTGTTTCTGTTTCAGCCTCCCCTCCAACCAttagggtaacacacacacacactcagagagagCTAGCCCTCTCCCATTCCCTCCCATCCCCCCTTAGGTCATTAGGGATGAAGTCCCAGCCACGCTCTGGCGACTCTGCCAAATTGAAATAAACCTGAGCAGGCCTCCTGCTCTTCACTCCACTTATTTATCTAATCTCTCTCTGTGACACTTCATTTGTCTTCAGAGTCATTGGCTGAGAGGTTAGCCAATCGCAAGTCAGCTGGCAGTCTAAAACCGCACCCTGTGCCcctcctactctccctctctgactctgttCTGTGAGTCCCAATAACTCAACTAGGTGAACCGAACAAGTGTGCTCGCATATTCCCTTAGAAGACTTttgcttgaaaaaaaaaaagttgcaATAGCACTGTTTGTCCACCTTGAGATGCCGTacccagtatacacttcctcaaaatagtcagaattaatctaaaataactaaaaaaatctgccattcacTTAGAAGTTTTTCATTTAGAAGtcgctaagatgtttggtgcaataTTTCTCAAGTGAACTATTTTTTGCATGAAAACAAATCGTCTATCGttgtgaatgacaacaaacacttgaagaatccctactgttgaccaatgagGCGTAGACTTCAGCTACCGAAATACTGCTTGCCTCAATAATTTTTTTAGTTCTTATGAACAGCCAAAAAAACCTCGCTAAagaacaaaatgaacaaaaacgtcacaaaactGCTTCGGATGGGAAGCCTACAGACGCCTTTAGCTGATCCTGTTTCCAATGTCTATGTGAACCATTCAAGTGAGGATAACTCTGAGGGGGTTTCCATCTTATGTCACTACTTTATCACTTGTGAacatgttagggttgaactggctatttgtatgcataacttatataatataccggggaagctatgctacaatattaagtttataaactacgagtaaatcaactgttgaagacaagaagaactacaaccggcaacaggaagtgcgtcacgacgctgggatcagcctgcacgccgacgacaggaggagcaagtttaaaccacactcctcctccctcggacaggccagcattgagcgggaaataTCTCTcagtataaaagagagaacaataggatgtgtcgccctcttctctgttttgccctgcgaggtaaaacagtgagaccgtatatatacgaaccacacacgtgtttgcattaattaaagtacagctaaatcagaagttactatgtgctgactattttgttctgttaccagaaacgaactgtcgcaacattaacaAACAGTAAAGCCTAATTTCATTATTGAAACTGATAAGCCTGTTTCCCTTCCTTCTTTGAAAGTCGAGTGACAATTAGTGTCTGTCCGTATAGTGTCACCAGTGACTGACTGTTCTAGTTTCCCATCCTGGGTGTGTAACTTGCTATTCATGGGTTCTGGAAAATGACGTAGCTTGTCTTGCAGTGCATGTGCTCAGTCTGTTGTGTTGAATTGCATGACAGCTGTCTTTTAAAAAAGCAGTTCAACAACAATCACTAAGAGTTCAGTCATGCAGGCACTGTGACGTCTTTGTGACTCGTGTCATGACCAAGGACAGAGGGGCTTTGTGGCCCCATGTAAAGTAGCCGGTTTCAAATGTCTATGGTACACTctcagccagcagcataccaccctgcattccactgctggcttgcttctgaagctaagcagggttggtcatGATTGGTCCttagatgggagaccagatgctgctggaagtggtgttggagggcaagTAGAAggggcactctttcctctggacaaaaaaatatcccaatgccccagggcagtgattggggacattgccctgtgcagGGTGCCGTCTTCCCGAcgggatgttaaacaggtgtcctgactctctgtggtcactaaagatcccatggcacatattgtaagagtaggggtgttaatcccggtgtcctggctaaattcccaatctgtccctcatacggtcacctaatcatccccagtttgcaattggctcattcatctcccctgtaactattccacaGGTTATTGctataaatgagaatgtgttctcagtcaacttacctggtaaaataatggctaaatcaaaataaaatacaaaaaaaggtgctatctaggacTTAAAAGGgctctttggctgtccccataggagtaccctttttggttccatgtagaatcctttgtgttccatgtagaaccctttccacagagggttctacatggaacacaagggggtactacctggaacccaaagggttctaccaggaaccaaaaaggtttctcctatggggacagccaaagaacccttttggaacccttttttctaatagTGTAGATACAGCTGTGTAGAGTTACAGACCATATCCTGCTGGCGAGATGACCACTGTTTTCCTCGCAAGTATGAGTGTCACATCTCATACCCCACAGCTTATTGCCAGATGCACATTTGGACATATTTGTCACTGGAATCAGCTTGCAGTATTGCTCTGGGGGCATGTGTCCTCTCCCAGCAATATATTGCTGTCAGTCTTTCATCCCAGCCATCCAACACCACATGCCTGTGCTGATGTGTATGAAAACAAACCCTTGAGTCTCCTTACTCCTAAGAGCACATTTTCATGTCTGTATGTTGTGTTCACACAAATGCCAGATAAATAAATGATGGCCAGTATTTTCCACCACTCTCATTTTAATCAAAGTTTGACACAGCTGACACTTCTCCTTGGCTCTCTAAGCCTGTCACATAATATCTGACAAGATATCTTCTTGAAACTTGTCTTTTAATGTGACTCGTCTGGGAGAATGCAGTGGTCTACAGCCACAGTGATTTACAGCAGGGGCCTCCCCTCCTCAACGTTCATCCACTGACTGTCTTGTGCAATAAACAAGTGATATGTTCCTGGGTGTGTAGTTAAATGTCACTTTCCCCGTGAGACAGGAGATGAAGGCCATCCTTTAATGCCGCTGTCACTTTAAGTATCAGAGGCTTCCTCTGCTGCTGCCGTTTGATAAGGGGAATTGAAAGTGGATGAAAGCACATTAATTTGTGGTGAGAGAGAGGTTGGAGGGAATGAGAATCTCTCCCCTAACTCCCCTCTGTTTCTTCCATTCTTTAGTTTAGCATGTCGTGGTTGTGGCTGATATTAAGGGATCCATCTTACCTTCAGAGGCTGGTGCCAAATGGTTTGGGATTGAGCAAGGGGTCATTTGAATCACTTGTGTCCAGTCCtcagctactccatgctgttctAGGTGTACTGACAAACACCCATACCCACGCTTCCACATGAAAAAAGATATGTTAGTTGTACAGTCTAAAAGCTTAAACTCTAATCAAGATGAGAAGTCATGTTCACAAGTCCCTCTCACATCTAGACATGGCAACATTATCTTCTAAAAATGACTCACAGATCAACAAAGGTACACCACTTATGGCAGCGAGAAGGGAAAAAAACACATCCACTGATAACAAGAGAAAGTGATGATGTAGAGGCACTTATAAGTTAGTTTGGTAGTCTCCCCAGTAACAGCAAGTAACACCTTGTCTGTACACTGTAATTTGTAATCCCTTAAAGTGGGGGTGAGCACTCCTTAGCCGGGCCAGTCGGTAATCACAGAGTCAGTGAGAGGGGCTGGGGAACGAGCGGCTGTTGATGGTGCTTGAGGTGAGCGACTGGTTTCAGACAAAGAGGGTTAACAAGAGGGTGAGCAATCTCAGCTAGTGCTTTCATTTCAGCCTCTTGtttcagccagt encodes:
- the elovl8a gene encoding ELOVL fatty acid elongase 8a isoform X2 produces the protein MVCDHQICNLCIPVDECSLRNKRTDSWLLVYSPVPITCIFLCYLLLIWVVPKLMAQRQPVNLKPVLIIYNFAMVCLSAYMFYEFTASSWLANYSILCQPVDYNTSPLAMRMAKVCWWFYFSKVIELSDTLFFILRKKNSQLTFLHVYHHGTMIFNWWAGVKYVAGGQSFLIGLINSLVHVVMYLYYGLAALGPHMQQYLWWKRYLTSLQLLQFFIVTIHTSYNLFTDCDFPDSMNTVVFVYSLSLIVLFRNFYYQSYLTKKSKQT
- the elovl8a gene encoding ELOVL fatty acid elongase 8a isoform X1, giving the protein MARWFATIRSAICAFRSMSAAYEHLGMATTWQKIQLFYQGVLDNGDKRTDSWLLVYSPVPITCIFLCYLLLIWVVPKLMAQRQPVNLKPVLIIYNFAMVCLSAYMFYEFTASSWLANYSILCQPVDYNTSPLAMRMAKVCWWFYFSKVIELSDTLFFILRKKNSQLTFLHVYHHGTMIFNWWAGVKYVAGGQSFLIGLINSLVHVVMYLYYGLAALGPHMQQYLWWKRYLTSLQLLQFFIVTIHTSYNLFTDCDFPDSMNTVVFVYSLSLIVLFRNFYYQSYLTKKSKQT